TCGGCGCCTTGGCATCGGCGCCCAGCCACTCCTGGAGGTCCATGTCCATGCTTTGGAGAATCAGGTCAGCCGCGTTCCAGAAATCCCCTTCCCAGCCGTCGTAGGGCATCGCGGCACACGCGGCATCGCCTGAATGTAGTTCTGCATTCCTTCGGTTTGCTAGCTGCCTACAACCTTCCATGACAGGCGTCGTAAAGTTGTTAACCGTGTGAATCAAACGAACGTAGGCGACGGATGCATCGATGGTGCGAACCTTCGTCGTGGTTGAAACGCCGCACGCTTCGAGCATGCTGTTGGGGTTGTGTGGCTCGACGACAAGACAAGGGTGGATGCGTGCCAACTGCGCTTTGGCCAGAAGTTCCAGTGCTCCGGCGGCCCAAAGCTGGCACTCGCTCTCGAGGTCGGTCTCCTTCGCGTCGATGCTGCGCTTCGCAAACAGCTTGGACTTGTCCAGCAGCGCTTGATGCGATATCGCGGTTGGCACGGTGCGACCGCGTTGTGCCTTGCCGACCTTAAAGAGGTCCATATTGGCCATCGTCATGAGCTCTCTCCCAAAATGCTAATCCTGAACAGCGCACGCGTGGGGTCGTTGCGGGCATCCGCACGGCGGTGAAAGACCTTCCAGTTGTCTAGCACCAAGACGCTGCCAGGCGTCCAGCGATGAACGTACGTTGGTGGCACGCACAGCTCACCAAGTCGGGCCATCAATCTCCTTGCTCGCTCCGTGGCGCCTTCCATGCATCCAGGGTCAAGGCGTAGGAATGGCTGGCCCTTACCTTTTATAGTTGCGTAGAAAGACTTCGCGCCGGTACGCACGAGAAACGGCTCCGTGCTGGCTGCCTCGTAGAGCTCATCAGGCAGCAGCAGGCCAGCGTCGAGCAGCTCGGTCGCAGCGGTGCCGCTGGAACACTCCAGCATTCCGAGCACTAGGTATCGGGCGGGGACCGGGCGGTGCGCCATGTCCATGTGCCACGGCTGAGCTCCGGTTCCAGTGGTTCGGCTGATCGAGCGCGGCCGTGCCTCGCGCTGGGAAACTGGCATGAGCTCGTCGATAACGCTACGCCTTCGTGTCCGCGTGGCTGTGCCGAGCGTCGCCGCCAACGCGAGTAGATCGCGTTTGAAGCTTTCGGCGTCGGCAGCGGCGCTGTTAACGCAGGTCCATCCGCGGCTTAGGAGAGCAGCCCGCTTGGCAGGTGGAAGAACTTTTACCATCTGTGGACAGTGCTAGCGTCGTCGCCTTACCTGCTCCAATTGGGCCAGTCTTGCGGCACCAGCGCCGGCGGATTCATCCACGGCTCTTCGACCAGGGCGTCCTGGAACCAATCTTCTGCGAAGTTGGCATGTTCTGTGACGATGAGCTGGAAGCCCGGGACTAGCTTCTTCGTGTAGTTCAGCAGCATCTCAAACAGCTGCTTCGCCGCCTCCAGGTCGGCGTCCACGCGCGCGACCTTGTCCGTATCCCCCGCCACCGATTCATAGATGGTCTGCGAAGGGAAATAGACCTGCGTTGGCTGGTCCAGCATCAGGAAGCGAGGAATAGGGATACGGTTTTCCGAGGCGTAGCGGTGTAGGGCCAGAAGAGCCGAGATGTGATACGCCAGCCAGTTCGCGCCGCCGCCGGTGCGAATCATCGGAACTGGATTGCCGGGGCGCTGCACCACCACGGTCAAGTTGCGCATATCCAGCCGGAATGGAAATTCCGAGAAGAAGGCCTTGAACTCCTTCACCAGCGAAGTCATGGTGCTGGAGATGTGGGTAATGACCGATTCCATACGCGCGTCTGCATCGTCATCGACACCCGCGCTCTGGTTAATCTGGTCGAGCTTCGCCTGCAGCCGTTCGACTTTGAGCTTTAGCGTGCTGATGGTATTGCTTGGATTCAAGCTGTCTAGGTAGAAGCTGACTCGTCCTTGAACCTTCAGCGCGCGCGCGTTGGCGTCCTCTTGTGCTGCTGCATTCTCATCGGTCAGGACAGCAGCGTTGAGGTGGACTTCGACCTCACGGATGGCGTCCTTTAGTTGGGTGGAGCGGTCGGTGAGTGCTGCCAGGTGCCCATCAAGACGAGGGCGCGCGCCGCCAACGTGCAAAAGCTCGCTGTCTAGGCTCGATAGCTCGGCCATCAGCAATTTAGCGACGCCATCCATGCGGGCGTCTTCCTCCTTCAGGAATGGCCACTGCCAGTTGCCATTCGACGAACGCGGCAATGCATTGATGGACTCGAGGCGGGAACGCTGCTCCTGGGCCTCGGTCTGGAAATCGGACGCGCCTTTGACGTACCTTTGCGCGGATGCAATCTGGTCCAGGATCTGGCGGCGCTCCGTCCGCAGATTTGAACGACGTGCCTGGAGCTTGGCCATTTCACTCTCGGCCATAAGCGCTACCTGCCCGGGCCGCCAGCTAAGGACTTCCCGAAGGGACGCAACCAAGTCGCTCTCGGCTCCATCTGTACTCGGCTCGGCACTGCCCGGCGAGTTGCTGAAGGGAATACCCACAGTCCGCGCTTCAGCCAGCAGGCCCAACCCGCGTGTGTCCAGCGCATCTTCCGTCTCCTGAGCCAGCTTTAGTTCTCTCTGAGCAATTTTCAGCTCGCGCTGCGTCGCACGTCGGCTCGCCTCAGTCTCCATGTCTCCGACGTTGGAGATGCCAAAGAGAACTGCAAAGGTGTCACGGATAGTCTGTGGAAGGTGTTCCTCTGCCTGTCGGTAGAACAGCAACTCTTTGCTGGCCACCAAACCTTGCTTCTGGAAGAGATAGAACGCCGTGTGCTTGACGTTAACAGAGTAGCCGGTGCGACTGCTGCGCTCAGGAACAGGCGTCTTGGTCTCCGGGATACCCAGCAGAGAAGAAAGCACTTCGTGGACAAGCTCGTCGCCACCGTTGTGCTTTAGAGCGTTGAACTCCGGCGTTTGAATCTGCCTGCCGCGCATGACCATTGCGAGCGAGCACTGAACCTGACCCGGCTTGGGGTTGGGCTTGGCGACGAACACCTGCTCGTGTGGAAACTGGAAGGTAACCGCGAACCAGGACACCTTCTCGCGGATGAAGCCCTCCGCAATCTTGCATTCGTCTTCGCCCATGCAGTACTCGACGATGTCGGAGAGGGACGACTTACCCGTCGATGCAAGGCCGGTGATGATGTTCAGCCCATCGGGATTGAGGGTGAGCTCGCGCCTACGGCTGTCGTGGCTGTAGATATGAATCGAAGCAATCTTCATGGGCGGATGGACAAACTGGTGTAGACCGTCACACGGTCGTTAATCTGGGCGAAATTGCGACCGAGGACGACTGCAGCGGCGCGGCATCTTTCGGCGTCTTCGGTGCTCAGCGGCTGAGGTGACACCCGTCTGGGGATAAGGCTGATGCCGCCGTCAGCGCCGACCTTGATGCAGTCCTTGCTTGCGAGCAGCGCGAAAGCCTCTGTGGCGTACTGGACCAGCGATCGCGCCCGCTCAGCGAAGTCAACCAGCAAGTCTGGGCGGAGCGCGAAGACACGCAGCACGGACAGCCGCTTGTTTTCCAGAATCTGCTCGCGCGAGTTCAGGTGAAGGCACATCGGCAGAACAAGAAGGGTCAAGGAGTAAGGCATTGGCTTCCCCGATATGCGCTCGTACTCGCGGATGGCTGCAGCCAAGACCACCGCGCAGAACGCTGGGTTAAAGAGGTTCCGCTCTTCAAAAGGGCGATATGACCAGTCCCTCATGCAGGCACCTTCGACGTTGCAGCCTTTAGGCGCTCAAGGAACTGGGGATGCCAATGCACACGAGGCATCGGCTTCTCGTCTGCGAGGATGTGAAAGCTGCCGCGGCGAATAAAGTCCTCCGTCACGTCCTTGCGGATTTGCAGGCCCTTGGATTGATTCTCTGCCCAGCCATACAGCTGGCGACCCGCAGCTTGGAACTCGGCCTCGCTCTGCGGCGCATTCACCATGGCCCAACCCCTGGCGCGCTTCCATTCTTCGACCAAGCGCAGCTCGAACTTTCGAATCTCGCCGCCCACAAGGGCGTTGACTCGGGTCCAATGCGCGCGTTGAGAGAACGCGCGGTAGAAATCCAGGATGGCCATCTCCAGGCTGTCGCTGGACATCCCAATTGACCGCAGCTGCTCGACGAACTGCCGCGTGTCCTTCATCGCGTCGATTTCATCGTCGGGGTACGCCTCGTCGAAG
The DNA window shown above is from Acidovorax sp. NCPPB 4044 and carries:
- a CDS encoding three component ABC system middle component, whose translation is MRDWSYRPFEERNLFNPAFCAVVLAAAIREYERISGKPMPYSLTLLVLPMCLHLNSREQILENKRLSVLRVFALRPDLLVDFAERARSLVQYATEAFALLASKDCIKVGADGGISLIPRRVSPQPLSTEDAERCRAAAVVLGRNFAQINDRVTVYTSLSIRP
- a CDS encoding DUF3732 domain-containing protein, producing the protein MKIASIHIYSHDSRRRELTLNPDGLNIITGLASTGKSSLSDIVEYCMGEDECKIAEGFIREKVSWFAVTFQFPHEQVFVAKPNPKPGQVQCSLAMVMRGRQIQTPEFNALKHNGGDELVHEVLSSLLGIPETKTPVPERSSRTGYSVNVKHTAFYLFQKQGLVASKELLFYRQAEEHLPQTIRDTFAVLFGISNVGDMETEASRRATQRELKIAQRELKLAQETEDALDTRGLGLLAEARTVGIPFSNSPGSAEPSTDGAESDLVASLREVLSWRPGQVALMAESEMAKLQARRSNLRTERRQILDQIASAQRYVKGASDFQTEAQEQRSRLESINALPRSSNGNWQWPFLKEEDARMDGVAKLLMAELSSLDSELLHVGGARPRLDGHLAALTDRSTQLKDAIREVEVHLNAAVLTDENAAAQEDANARALKVQGRVSFYLDSLNPSNTISTLKLKVERLQAKLDQINQSAGVDDDADARMESVITHISSTMTSLVKEFKAFFSEFPFRLDMRNLTVVVQRPGNPVPMIRTGGGANWLAYHISALLALHRYASENRIPIPRFLMLDQPTQVYFPSQTIYESVAGDTDKVARVDADLEAAKQLFEMLLNYTKKLVPGFQLIVTEHANFAEDWFQDALVEEPWMNPPALVPQDWPNWSR
- a CDS encoding TauD/TfdA family dioxygenase; its protein translation is MDMAHRPVPARYLVLGMLECSSGTAATELLDAGLLLPDELYEAASTEPFLVRTGAKSFYATIKGKGQPFLRLDPGCMEGATERARRLMARLGELCVPPTYVHRWTPGSVLVLDNWKVFHRRADARNDPTRALFRISILGESS